Part of the Streptomyces antimycoticus genome, TCTTCATGCCGGCCGCCCGCATCGCCACGGCGCGGACCCCGGCCTGCCGGAGCGCCTCGATGGCGGCGACCTCGCTGAGCACGGACTCGGCGACCTGGTCGTCGAAGAAGTAGGCCACCGACACGCCGAAGAAGCGCGCCAGGGCGGCCAGCAGGTCCGGTGAGGGATTGGAGCGCTTGCCCGTCCGCAACTGCGACAGATACACACCGCCGACTTTGAGCTCGGGGTTGGCCCGCTTCAGCTCCTCCGCCACCTCGGCGTTGGTCCAGTGCTTGCCCTTGGGACGAACCGTCTTGAAGAGGTCGTCCAGACGCACTGCCAGCGTGGGCCGGTCGTCAGTCTCGGACATGCGAAT contains:
- a CDS encoding helix-turn-helix domain-containing protein codes for the protein MSETDDRPTLAVRLDDLFKTVRPKGKHWTNAEVAEELKRANPELKVGGVYLSQLRTGKRSNPSPDLLAALARFFGVSVAYFFDDQVAESVLSEVAAIEALRQAGVRAVAMRAAGMKKENLEAITTIMDQYRQLQGLPPVTDSSDQE